A genomic stretch from Thermoanaerobaculia bacterium includes:
- a CDS encoding ABC transporter ATP-binding protein, whose translation MIELQNVHKVYDMGAEKVHALNGVDLTIGKAEYVAIMGPSGSGKSTMMNLLGCLDTPSTGSYILNGTAVEKLNDQELAAIRNKEIGFVFQTFNLLARTDALQNVELPLIYAGVSRKERRERAQRALARVGLTDRSHHLPNELSGGQRQRVAIARALVNDPSILLADEPTGNLDTATSTDIMNLFDELHRQGNTVILVTHEPDIAAHADRKIVLRDGKVQSDVREPARAAAV comes from the coding sequence ATCATCGAGCTGCAGAACGTGCACAAGGTCTACGACATGGGCGCCGAGAAGGTCCATGCCCTGAACGGCGTCGATCTCACGATCGGCAAGGCCGAGTACGTGGCGATCATGGGCCCGTCGGGCAGCGGCAAGTCGACGATGATGAACCTCCTCGGCTGCCTCGACACCCCGTCGACCGGCAGCTACATTCTGAACGGCACGGCGGTCGAGAAGCTGAACGACCAGGAGCTCGCCGCGATCCGCAACAAGGAGATCGGCTTCGTCTTCCAGACGTTCAACCTGCTCGCCCGCACGGACGCGCTGCAGAACGTCGAGCTGCCGCTCATCTACGCCGGCGTGTCGCGCAAGGAGCGCCGCGAGCGCGCCCAGCGCGCCCTCGCGCGGGTGGGACTCACCGACCGCTCGCACCATCTGCCGAACGAGCTCTCGGGCGGCCAGCGTCAGCGCGTAGCGATCGCCAGGGCGCTGGTGAACGACCCGTCGATCCTGCTCGCCGACGAGCCGACCGGGAACCTCGACACGGCGACGTCGACCGACATCATGAATCTCTTCGACGAGCTCCACCGCCAGGGGAACACGGTGATCCTGGTGACGCACGAGCCGGACATCGCCGCCCACGCCGACCGCAAGATCGTCCTGCGCGACGGCAAGGTGCAGTCGGACGTTCGCGAGCCCGCGCGGGCCGCGGCGGTCTGA
- a CDS encoding efflux RND transporter periplasmic adaptor subunit encodes MKRGLLIAGGVVVLAGILLASLLSGRKQAGEKVYVETASRRELTQSVKSSGQIQPRIKVNISAHVIGKIEKLYAVEGAAIAAGAPFLELEREAFLAARDNARAQLAMSKTAEQQAIVSAADEVVRLARAEQLSTQGIASVEALEAARLRRTSADLSVEQAREAVTQARAMLVKAEDDLRKTTIYAPLSGRVIALNAEVGEVVVSGTMNNPASVIGTIADLSEILAEIDVDETEVVHLATGQRVILKVDAIPDREYTGRVVEIGSSGYAKPTQPDVTFFQAKVLFDAPDDSLRPGMSARAEIEVSTHADALAVPIQSVVERKPGDGDTKGPARKAPPVSVVFVVEDGKAKSVPVKSGISDSTDVEIVSGLAGGEQVITGPYRALRKLEDGDAVRVTTPELEKNESKKDSSDSDDSGTDDKEESD; translated from the coding sequence ATGAAGCGCGGGCTTCTGATCGCCGGCGGCGTCGTCGTCCTCGCGGGGATCCTGCTCGCGAGCCTCCTCTCCGGCCGCAAACAGGCGGGGGAGAAGGTCTACGTCGAGACCGCGAGCCGCCGCGAGCTCACCCAGAGCGTCAAGTCGAGCGGCCAGATCCAGCCGCGGATCAAGGTGAACATCTCGGCGCACGTGATCGGCAAGATCGAGAAGCTCTACGCCGTGGAAGGCGCCGCGATCGCCGCCGGAGCGCCGTTCCTCGAGCTCGAGCGCGAGGCGTTCCTCGCGGCGCGCGACAACGCGCGCGCTCAGCTCGCGATGTCGAAGACCGCCGAGCAGCAGGCGATCGTCTCGGCCGCCGACGAGGTCGTACGCCTGGCGCGCGCCGAGCAACTCTCGACGCAGGGGATCGCCTCGGTCGAGGCGCTGGAGGCTGCCCGGCTGCGACGGACCTCCGCCGACCTCTCGGTGGAGCAGGCGCGCGAGGCGGTCACGCAGGCCCGGGCGATGCTCGTCAAGGCGGAGGACGATCTGCGCAAGACCACGATCTACGCGCCGCTCTCCGGCCGGGTGATCGCCCTGAACGCCGAAGTCGGCGAGGTGGTGGTCTCGGGCACGATGAACAACCCGGCCTCGGTGATCGGCACGATCGCCGACCTGTCGGAGATCCTCGCCGAGATCGACGTCGACGAGACGGAGGTCGTGCACCTCGCCACCGGACAGCGGGTGATCCTGAAGGTGGACGCGATTCCCGACCGCGAGTACACCGGCCGGGTGGTGGAGATCGGGAGCTCCGGCTACGCGAAGCCGACGCAGCCCGACGTGACCTTCTTCCAGGCGAAGGTGCTGTTCGACGCCCCGGACGACTCGTTGCGCCCGGGAATGTCGGCGCGCGCCGAGATCGAGGTCAGCACCCACGCCGACGCCCTGGCGGTTCCGATCCAGTCGGTGGTCGAGAGAAAGCCCGGCGACGGCGATACCAAGGGCCCGGCGCGCAAGGCTCCGCCGGTATCGGTGGTCTTCGTCGTGGAGGACGGCAAAGCGAAGAGCGTGCCGGTGAAGTCGGGCATCTCCGACTCGACCGATGTCGAGATCGTCTCCGGCCTCGCCGGCGGCGAGCAGGTGATCACCGGACCGTACCGCGCGCTGCGCAAGCTCGAGGACGGCGACGCGGTGCGGGTCACGACTCCCGAGCTCGAGAAGAACGAAAGCAAGAAGGACTCCAGCGATTCCGACGATTCGGGAACCGACGACAAGGAAGAGAGCGACTGA
- a CDS encoding YIP1 family protein encodes MNSPEQVESATPEVSAVQSIWGVLLAPEKTFRALALRPHWLPALLLLVAAALALSVIVTPRLDMKQVMRDAIEDSGQEISAAQLEQQVEIAEKFKWVGTASQLVLQPAVYMLMAAIFLVVFRLMGSDIDFRHSLSVAVHGMMPFLLATLLSIPVVMSRAELSMEEVQSGGFLHSNLASFAPESAGKVLVALLGSIDLFSIWTIALLAIGYRVVGKVSKAAALGVVIALWAVVVAGKVGLAAL; translated from the coding sequence CGACGCCGGAGGTGAGCGCCGTGCAGTCGATCTGGGGCGTGCTGCTCGCGCCGGAGAAGACCTTTCGCGCCCTCGCCCTCCGGCCGCACTGGCTGCCGGCGCTGCTGCTGCTCGTGGCCGCGGCGCTGGCGCTCTCGGTCATCGTCACGCCGCGGCTGGACATGAAGCAGGTGATGCGCGATGCCATCGAGGACAGCGGCCAGGAGATCTCGGCGGCGCAGCTCGAGCAGCAGGTGGAGATCGCGGAGAAGTTCAAGTGGGTGGGGACGGCCTCGCAGCTCGTGCTTCAGCCGGCGGTCTACATGCTCATGGCGGCGATCTTCCTGGTGGTCTTTCGCCTGATGGGGAGCGATATCGACTTCCGCCACAGTCTCTCGGTCGCCGTGCACGGCATGATGCCGTTCCTGCTGGCGACGCTGCTCTCGATTCCGGTGGTGATGTCGCGCGCCGAGCTCTCGATGGAGGAGGTCCAGAGCGGCGGCTTCCTGCACTCGAACCTCGCCTCGTTCGCTCCAGAGTCGGCCGGCAAGGTCCTGGTCGCCCTGCTGGGGAGCATCGATCTCTTCTCGATCTGGACGATCGCGCTGCTCGCGATCGGCTATCGGGTGGTCGGCAAGGTGTCGAAGGCGGCCGCGCTCGGCGTCGTGATCGCCCTCTGGGCGGTGGTCGTCGCCGGGAAGGTCGGCCTTGCCGCACTCTGA